Proteins co-encoded in one Ensifer sp. PDNC004 genomic window:
- a CDS encoding transporter substrate-binding protein, with amino-acid sequence MSGAVKIGILYSTTGPYGTMGRDCRDGAELAIEEIAASHPGRIEPVFIDPEANIDRYLEGARSLLRDHGCRHIIGTITSLARKEVIPLVEKHDGLLWYMCPYEGFEANDNVIYTGGCPNQHLLPLLDYLLPRFGNRPYLIGANYVWGWEMNRLARELVEEAGGAILGERYLPLEETAVERIVAEIEQRRPSFILNNLVGPSSYAFHAAIRALAERNPAFRPENCPVVSCDLQECELTDIGLGVATGQLCAASYFDTVVSPDNAAFKLRVASRFGPGRRISSLFASAYASVKLCAEAIIEAGADDPATITQLVSAAPHQSVLGPLRIDPQTHHAALPFHLGRISDDGGFDIVTSLPSIAADPYLTGQRKRKAPQLRIVS; translated from the coding sequence ATGAGCGGCGCGGTAAAGATCGGCATCCTCTATTCGACCACCGGACCCTACGGGACGATGGGCCGCGACTGTCGCGACGGCGCGGAACTGGCAATCGAGGAGATCGCGGCAAGCCATCCGGGCCGGATCGAACCGGTTTTCATCGATCCGGAAGCCAATATCGACCGCTATCTCGAAGGCGCCAGATCGCTGCTGCGCGATCACGGATGCCGCCACATCATCGGCACCATCACCTCGCTCGCCCGCAAGGAGGTCATTCCGCTCGTCGAAAAGCACGACGGCCTGCTCTGGTACATGTGCCCCTATGAGGGTTTCGAAGCCAACGACAATGTCATCTACACGGGCGGCTGCCCGAACCAGCATTTGCTGCCCTTGCTCGACTATCTGCTGCCGCGCTTCGGCAACCGGCCCTATCTGATCGGCGCCAACTATGTCTGGGGCTGGGAAATGAACCGCCTGGCGCGAGAACTGGTGGAGGAGGCCGGCGGTGCCATCCTCGGCGAGCGCTATCTGCCGCTCGAGGAAACCGCGGTCGAACGCATCGTCGCCGAAATCGAGCAGCGTCGGCCGAGCTTTATCCTCAACAACCTCGTGGGGCCTTCCAGCTACGCCTTCCATGCGGCGATCCGGGCGCTGGCCGAACGCAACCCCGCCTTCCGCCCGGAAAATTGCCCGGTCGTCAGCTGCGACCTGCAGGAATGCGAGTTGACGGATATCGGCCTCGGGGTTGCGACCGGCCAGCTGTGCGCCGCTTCCTACTTCGACACGGTGGTCTCGCCCGATAATGCGGCCTTCAAGCTGCGCGTCGCCAGTCGCTTCGGACCCGGGCGGCGCATTTCCAGCCTGTTTGCCAGCGCCTATGCTTCCGTCAAGCTCTGCGCCGAGGCGATCATCGAGGCGGGCGCCGACGACCCCGCGACGATCACGCAGCTCGTTTCGGCCGCGCCGCATCAGAGCGTGCTTGGCCCGCTCAGGATCGATCCGCAGACCCACCATGCGGCGTTGCCGTTCCATCTCGGCCGCATCAGCGACGACGGCGGCTTCGACATCGTCACGTCGCTGCCGTCGATTGCCGCCGACCCCTATCTGACCGGCCAGCGCAAGCGCAAGGCGCCCCAATTGCGGATCGTCTCATGA